A region of Streptomyces sp. NBC_01750 DNA encodes the following proteins:
- a CDS encoding serine hydrolase yields the protein MSASVPVAVSVALPGRSYGEKRTYPSASIVKVSILAALLQRGRPPTTRERALARAMIVRSDNDAASVLWETIGGAAGLDVAHERLGLTGTRAESAWGLTRTTARDQLTLMRAVFGGPYAYLRSLMEQVVDGQSWGVSAAGGEWALKNGWMPMRDTGLWVVHSVGRAGGCPIAVLSDGHPTMEAGIARVEEAVREAVSPC from the coding sequence ATGAGTGCCAGTGTCCCGGTCGCCGTCTCGGTCGCCCTGCCCGGCCGCTCCTACGGCGAGAAGCGGACGTATCCCTCGGCGAGCATCGTGAAGGTCTCGATCCTGGCCGCGCTGCTGCAGCGGGGGCGTCCGCCGACCACGCGGGAGCGGGCGCTCGCCCGCGCCATGATCGTGCGGAGCGACAACGACGCGGCGTCGGTGCTGTGGGAGACGATCGGCGGTGCGGCCGGGCTGGACGTCGCACACGAACGGCTCGGGCTCACCGGGACCCGGGCGGAGTCGGCGTGGGGGCTGACGCGGACCACCGCGCGGGATCAGCTCACCCTGATGCGGGCTGTGTTCGGCGGGCCCTACGCGTATCTGCGCTCCTTGATGGAGCAGGTGGTCGACGGGCAGAGCTGGGGGGTGTCGGCCGCGGGCGGTGAGTGGGCGCTGAAGAACGGCTGGATGCCGATGCGCGACACCGGGCTGTGGGTCGTCCACTCCGTCGGGCGGGCCGGTGGCTGTCCGATCGCGGTGCTCTCCGACGGGCATCCGACGATGGAGGCGGGTATCGCGCGCGTCGAGGAGGCGGTGCGGGAGGCGGTCAGTCCCTGCTGA
- the mycP gene encoding type VII secretion-associated serine protease mycosin has protein sequence MTRRRHRLGAAFAAAAFVLLPATPAHADAIRAQQWALDAMRTDRAWDITKGSGITVAVLDTGVDDSHPDLAGTVLPGKDFIGFGAQRGSRAWARHGTAMAGIIAAHGHGSGREDGVIGIAPEAKILPVRVILEGTDKARDKARSSRGTALAQGIRWAADQGADVINLSLGDDSESAHPEAGEDAAVQYALAKGSVVVASAGNGGEKGDHISYPAAYPGVIAVTAVDRFGTHAAFSTRRWYATVSAPGVDIVIADPDRKYYQGWGTSAASAFVSGAVALVRAAHPGLAPAQIKKLLTDTARSGHKSARDDSKGYGMVDPVAAIKAAAKLRPADPKAATAGYGKQYFGSGPAAVKEDAEPAGWLAPLAGGVGALLLAGAVVLWRGGRVSRD, from the coding sequence ATGACACGCCGCCGCCATCGCCTCGGCGCCGCCTTCGCGGCCGCCGCCTTCGTACTGCTGCCGGCGACTCCCGCGCACGCGGATGCCATACGGGCCCAGCAGTGGGCGCTCGACGCCATGAGGACCGACCGGGCCTGGGACATCACCAAGGGCAGCGGCATCACGGTCGCCGTCCTCGACACCGGCGTGGACGACAGCCACCCGGACCTCGCGGGCACCGTCCTCCCCGGCAAGGACTTCATCGGCTTCGGCGCGCAGCGCGGCTCACGGGCCTGGGCCCGCCACGGCACCGCGATGGCCGGCATCATCGCCGCTCACGGCCATGGTTCCGGCCGCGAGGACGGCGTCATCGGCATCGCTCCCGAGGCGAAGATCCTCCCGGTCCGGGTCATCCTCGAAGGCACCGACAAGGCCCGCGACAAGGCCCGCAGCTCCCGCGGCACCGCCCTCGCCCAGGGCATCCGCTGGGCCGCCGACCAGGGCGCCGACGTCATCAACCTCTCCCTCGGCGACGACAGCGAGTCCGCGCACCCCGAGGCGGGCGAGGACGCCGCAGTGCAGTACGCGCTCGCCAAAGGCTCCGTTGTCGTCGCCTCGGCGGGCAACGGCGGCGAGAAGGGCGACCACATCTCGTACCCCGCCGCTTACCCCGGCGTGATCGCCGTGACGGCCGTCGACCGCTTCGGCACCCACGCCGCCTTCTCCACCCGCCGGTGGTACGCAACCGTCAGCGCCCCCGGCGTCGACATCGTCATCGCCGACCCCGACCGGAAGTACTACCAGGGCTGGGGCACCAGCGCCGCGTCCGCGTTCGTCTCCGGCGCGGTCGCCCTGGTGCGGGCCGCCCACCCGGGCCTGGCTCCCGCCCAGATCAAGAAGCTCCTCACCGACACGGCCCGGAGCGGGCACAAGAGCGCCCGCGACGACTCCAAGGGATACGGCATGGTCGATCCGGTCGCCGCGATCAAGGCGGCGGCGAAGCTGCGCCCCGCGGATCCGAAGGCGGCCACTGCCGGCTACGGCAAGCAGTACTTCGGCTCCGGTCCCGCCGCCGTGAAGGAGGACGCGGAACCGGCGGGCTGGCTCGCCCCGCTCGCCGGTGGCGTCGGCGCCCTGCTCCTGGCGGGAGCCGTGGTGCTCTGGCGCGGCGGCCGGGTCAGCAGGGACTGA
- a CDS encoding amino acid deaminase/aldolase, producing the protein MTPRAADRARYDRATAQLDAPLAVVDLDAFDANADDLVRRAGGKPIRVASKSVRCRALLERVLERDGFAGIMSFTLAESLWLARSGFDDVLLAYPSADRAGFAELAADPKLAAAVTVMVDDPAQLELIDRARDGGTEEVRVCLELDTSLKLLGGRVRIGALRSPLREPAQLAELARTIARRPGFRLVGLMAYEGHVAGVGDSLAGRPVRSRAIRLMQGAARRELAARRAAVVRAVRAVTPHLEFVNGGGTGSVQHTAAEDAVTEIAAGSGLYVPRLFDNYTSFTGRPAALFAQPVVRRPGVGVVTVLGGGYPASGAPGADRLPVPYLPEGLRYDPQEGPGEVQTPLLGAPADDLLIGDKVWFRHAKAGEMCERFDTLQLIEGDRVTGTAPTYRGEGRTFL; encoded by the coding sequence ATGACTCCCCGAGCCGCTGACCGGGCCCGCTACGACAGGGCCACCGCCCAGCTCGACGCACCGCTCGCCGTCGTCGATCTCGACGCGTTCGACGCCAACGCCGACGATCTGGTGCGCAGAGCGGGCGGCAAGCCGATCCGGGTGGCGAGCAAGTCCGTACGCTGCCGGGCGCTGCTGGAGCGGGTGCTGGAGCGGGACGGGTTCGCCGGGATCATGTCCTTCACGCTGGCCGAATCCCTGTGGCTGGCCAGGTCGGGCTTCGACGATGTGCTGCTCGCGTACCCGTCGGCGGACCGGGCCGGTTTCGCGGAGCTGGCCGCTGACCCGAAGCTCGCCGCCGCGGTGACCGTGATGGTCGACGATCCGGCTCAGCTGGAACTGATCGACCGTGCCCGTGACGGCGGCACGGAGGAGGTCCGGGTCTGTCTGGAGCTGGACACGTCGTTGAAGCTGCTCGGGGGGCGGGTGCGGATCGGGGCGCTGCGCTCCCCGCTGCGCGAGCCGGCCCAGCTGGCCGAGCTGGCCCGGACGATCGCGCGTCGCCCCGGCTTCCGGCTGGTGGGGCTGATGGCGTACGAGGGGCATGTCGCGGGTGTGGGCGACTCCCTCGCCGGGCGCCCGGTGCGCTCCCGCGCCATCCGGCTGATGCAGGGCGCCGCGCGCCGGGAGCTGGCGGCCCGGCGGGCGGCGGTGGTGCGCGCGGTACGGGCGGTGACCCCGCACCTGGAATTCGTCAACGGCGGTGGCACCGGCAGTGTCCAGCACACGGCGGCCGAGGACGCGGTCACGGAGATCGCCGCCGGTTCCGGGCTGTACGTACCGCGGCTGTTCGACAACTACACGTCGTTCACGGGGCGTCCGGCCGCACTCTTCGCCCAGCCGGTGGTGCGCAGGCCGGGCGTGGGTGTGGTCACGGTGCTCGGCGGCGGCTACCCCGCCTCCGGTGCGCCGGGTGCGGACCGGCTGCCGGTGCCGTATCTCCCGGAAGGTCTTCGCTACGACCCGCAGGAGGGGCCCGGCGAGGTGCAGACCCCGCTGCTCGGCGCGCCCGCCGACGATCTGCTGATCGGCGACAAGGTGTGGTTCCGGCATGCCAAGGCCGGGGAGATGTGTGAGCGCTTCGACACTCTGCAGCTGATCGAGGGTGACCGGGTGACCGGCACGGCACCGACGTACCGGGGCGAGGGCCGCACGTTCCTCTAG
- a CDS encoding 3-oxoacyl-ACP reductase: MTDATPICRRLIGRTAVITGAGSGIGRATARRLASEGANVVCGDIDEIAGKAAAEEVGGTFVRVDVTDADQVEALFKTANDTYGSVDIAFNNAGISPPDDDSILTTGLEAWRRVQEVNLTSVYLCCKAAIPYMQRQGRGSIINTASFVAIMGAATSQISYTASKGGVLAMSRELGVQFAREGIRVNALCPGPVNTPLLQELFAKDPERAARRLVHIPAGRFAEADELAAAVAFLASDDSSFINATDFLVDGGISGAYVTPL, encoded by the coding sequence ATGACCGACGCAACCCCCATCTGCCGCCGCCTGATCGGCCGTACCGCCGTCATCACCGGCGCCGGCAGCGGCATCGGCCGGGCCACCGCGCGCCGGCTGGCCTCCGAGGGCGCCAATGTCGTCTGCGGCGACATCGACGAGATCGCGGGCAAGGCGGCGGCCGAAGAGGTCGGCGGCACCTTCGTACGGGTCGACGTCACCGATGCCGATCAGGTCGAGGCCCTCTTCAAGACCGCGAACGACACCTACGGCAGCGTCGACATCGCCTTCAACAATGCGGGCATCTCACCGCCCGACGACGACTCCATCCTCACCACCGGACTCGAGGCCTGGCGCCGCGTCCAGGAGGTCAACCTCACCTCCGTGTACCTCTGCTGCAAGGCCGCCATCCCCTATATGCAGCGCCAGGGCCGCGGCTCCATCATCAACACCGCGTCCTTCGTGGCGATCATGGGCGCGGCGACCTCCCAGATCTCCTACACCGCGTCCAAGGGTGGTGTGCTCGCCATGTCGCGCGAGCTCGGCGTGCAGTTCGCGCGCGAGGGGATCCGGGTGAACGCGCTCTGTCCGGGGCCGGTCAACACCCCGCTTCTGCAGGAGCTGTTCGCCAAGGACCCGGAGCGCGCCGCGCGTCGGCTCGTCCACATCCCGGCCGGACGGTTCGCGGAGGCGGACGAGCTCGCCGCCGCCGTGGCCTTCCTCGCCAGCGACGACTCCTCGTTCATCAACGCCACCGACTTCCTGGTCGACGGCGGAATCTCGGGCGCGTACGTCACGCCTCTGTAG
- a CDS encoding aldehyde dehydrogenase family protein: protein MSYTHHEVLNPATGQVIETVPATTAAEVDAAVARAAEAQQGWAAAAPADRARQLRRFAAVVDEHLEELARLEVREAGHTIGNARWEAGNVRDLLDFAAGGVERLNGRQIPVAGGLDITILEPLGVIGVIAPWNFPMPIAAWGTAPALAAGNAVLLKPAETTPLTALRLAELALEAGLPEHLFQVLPGAGDVTGNALVEHPGVAKIVFTGSTRVGKQIMAKSADRLKRVTLELGGKSPNIVFADSDLEAAVAATPMSFLDNSGQDCCARSRVLVQRSVYDRFLELLTPGIESVVVGDPFDEKTQMGPLISQAQLERVRGYAPEELKGIRGTAPEGPGFWFPPTVLTGLDPDAPAACEEVFGPVAVVLPFEDEADAIRLANATEYGLSGSIWTRDVGRAIRVSRAVAAGNLSVNSHSSVRYWTPFGGYKQSGVGRELGPDALTAFTETKNVFISTEA from the coding sequence GTGTCGTACACGCACCACGAGGTGCTCAACCCCGCCACCGGGCAGGTCATCGAGACCGTCCCGGCGACGACGGCGGCCGAGGTCGACGCCGCCGTCGCGCGGGCGGCGGAGGCCCAGCAGGGCTGGGCGGCCGCAGCCCCCGCGGACCGGGCCAGACAGCTGCGCCGGTTCGCCGCGGTCGTCGACGAACACCTCGAAGAACTGGCCCGGTTGGAGGTCCGCGAGGCCGGGCACACGATCGGCAACGCCCGCTGGGAGGCCGGTAACGTCCGCGATCTCCTCGACTTCGCGGCCGGGGGGGTGGAGCGGCTCAACGGCCGCCAGATCCCTGTCGCCGGCGGACTCGACATCACGATCCTCGAACCGCTCGGCGTCATCGGCGTGATCGCGCCCTGGAACTTCCCCATGCCGATTGCCGCCTGGGGTACGGCCCCGGCCCTCGCCGCGGGCAACGCCGTCCTCCTCAAGCCGGCCGAGACGACCCCGCTGACCGCGCTGCGGCTCGCCGAACTCGCCCTGGAGGCCGGCCTTCCCGAGCATCTCTTCCAGGTGCTCCCGGGCGCGGGCGACGTCACTGGCAACGCGCTGGTCGAACACCCCGGCGTCGCGAAGATCGTCTTCACCGGGTCCACCAGGGTCGGCAAGCAGATCATGGCCAAGAGCGCCGATCGCCTGAAGCGCGTGACGCTCGAACTGGGCGGCAAGAGCCCCAACATCGTCTTCGCCGACTCCGACCTCGAGGCCGCGGTCGCCGCAACCCCCATGTCCTTTCTGGACAACTCGGGACAGGACTGCTGCGCGCGCAGCCGTGTCCTGGTGCAGCGTTCCGTGTACGACCGCTTCCTCGAACTCCTCACCCCCGGGATCGAGTCCGTCGTCGTTGGCGATCCGTTCGACGAGAAGACCCAGATGGGCCCGCTGATTTCGCAGGCTCAGCTGGAGCGGGTGCGTGGTTACGCACCCGAAGAGCTGAAGGGGATCCGCGGCACCGCGCCCGAAGGCCCCGGCTTCTGGTTCCCGCCGACGGTCCTCACCGGCCTCGACCCGGACGCCCCGGCCGCCTGCGAGGAAGTCTTCGGCCCGGTCGCCGTCGTCCTCCCCTTCGAGGACGAGGCGGATGCGATCCGGCTCGCCAACGCCACCGAGTACGGCCTGTCAGGCTCGATCTGGACTCGCGACGTCGGCCGCGCGATCCGCGTCTCGCGTGCCGTCGCCGCCGGCAACCTCTCGGTCAACTCCCACAGCAGTGTCCGCTACTGGACCCCGTTCGGCGGCTACAAGCAGTCCGGAGTCGGCCGCGAACTGGGCCCGGATGCCCTCACCGCTTTCACCGAAACCAAGAACGTCTTCATCAGCACGGAGGCCTGA
- a CDS encoding glutamine synthetase family protein, whose protein sequence is MADRKAPLGVEELRALVASGEIDTVVLAFPDMQGRLQGKRFAAPFFLDEVLEHGTEGCNYLLAVDIEMNTVDGYEMSSWERGYGDFAMHPDLTTLRRIPWNEGTALLVADLAWNDGSPVVAAPRQVLRRQLDRLAEHGFTAHVGTELEFIVFRDTYEEAWDRDYRDLVPANQYNIDYSVLGTGRIEPLLRRIRNEMAAAGLTVESAKGECNPGQHEIAFKYDEAVVTCDQHAVYKTGAKEIASQEGVSLTFMAKYNEREGNSCHIHLSLQDEHGTNVMAGDGPGGMSQVMRYFLAGQLAALREFSLLYAPNINSYKRFQPGSFAPTAVAWGYDNRTCALRVVGHGRSMRFENRLPGGDVNPHLAVAGLVAAGLYGIEQQLELPQECTGNAYTAGYAQVPTTLREAAELWENSPIAKAAFGDEVVAHYRNMARVELEAFDAAVTDWELRRSFERL, encoded by the coding sequence GTGGCAGACCGCAAAGCCCCGCTCGGGGTCGAGGAGCTTCGTGCCCTCGTCGCGAGCGGTGAGATCGACACAGTCGTCCTGGCCTTCCCCGATATGCAAGGACGGCTCCAGGGCAAGCGGTTCGCCGCGCCTTTCTTCCTCGACGAGGTTCTGGAACACGGCACCGAGGGCTGCAACTACCTCCTCGCCGTCGACATCGAGATGAACACCGTCGACGGCTACGAGATGTCCTCCTGGGAGCGGGGTTACGGCGACTTCGCCATGCACCCCGACCTCACCACACTGCGCCGTATCCCCTGGAACGAGGGCACGGCACTGCTCGTCGCCGACCTCGCCTGGAACGACGGCTCACCCGTTGTCGCCGCACCCCGCCAGGTGCTGCGCCGTCAGCTGGACCGCCTCGCCGAGCACGGCTTCACCGCGCATGTGGGCACCGAGCTCGAGTTCATCGTCTTCAGGGACACCTACGAGGAGGCCTGGGACCGCGACTACCGCGACCTCGTCCCGGCCAACCAGTACAACATCGACTACTCGGTTCTCGGTACCGGCCGCATCGAACCGCTGCTGCGCCGGATCCGCAACGAGATGGCCGCGGCCGGCCTGACCGTCGAGTCCGCCAAGGGTGAGTGCAATCCCGGTCAGCACGAGATCGCCTTCAAGTACGACGAGGCCGTGGTCACTTGCGACCAGCACGCCGTCTACAAGACCGGCGCGAAGGAGATCGCCTCCCAGGAAGGTGTCTCGCTCACCTTCATGGCCAAGTACAACGAGCGCGAGGGCAACTCCTGTCATATCCACCTCTCGCTCCAGGACGAGCACGGCACCAATGTCATGGCGGGCGATGGCCCCGGCGGAATGTCGCAGGTCATGCGGTACTTCCTGGCCGGGCAGCTGGCGGCGCTGCGTGAGTTCTCGCTGTTGTACGCGCCCAACATCAACTCGTACAAGCGCTTCCAGCCCGGCTCCTTCGCGCCGACCGCCGTCGCCTGGGGCTACGACAACCGCACCTGCGCGCTCCGCGTCGTCGGTCACGGCCGCTCGATGCGCTTCGAGAACCGGCTGCCGGGCGGCGACGTCAACCCGCACCTGGCCGTCGCCGGCCTGGTCGCCGCCGGTCTGTACGGCATCGAGCAGCAGCTGGAACTGCCGCAGGAGTGCACGGGCAACGCGTACACCGCCGGATACGCGCAGGTCCCCACCACACTGCGCGAAGCCGCCGAGCTCTGGGAGAACAGCCCCATCGCCAAGGCGGCCTTCGGCGACGAGGTCGTCGCGCACTACCGCAACATGGCGCGGGTCGAGCTGGAAGCCTTCGATGCCGCGGTGACCGACTGGGAGCTCCGCCGCTCCTTCGAACGTCTGTGA
- a CDS encoding FadR/GntR family transcriptional regulator translates to MSEPADRLTPVLRPVRAGNGFEEALEQILQLLRLGLVPGGGRLPAERELAERMGISRVTLREVLKVLGDQGLVESRRGRYGGTFVLQRPDSQGEDELRRRVAAVDVEDTLRFREVLEVGAAGLCAAHGLTDEGADRLRTALAATHDAPLAEYRRQDTLLHLTLAELSGSPTLTAQYAAVRATLNDLLDCIPLLVRNLEHSQHQHTALVEAVLDADSDAAREVMREHCEGTAALLRGFLS, encoded by the coding sequence ATGAGTGAACCGGCCGACCGGCTGACACCCGTGCTGCGTCCCGTGCGCGCGGGCAACGGCTTCGAGGAAGCGCTGGAACAGATTCTTCAGCTGCTGCGGCTCGGACTGGTCCCCGGCGGCGGGCGGCTGCCCGCGGAGCGCGAGCTCGCGGAGCGGATGGGGATCAGCCGGGTCACGCTGCGCGAAGTGCTGAAGGTCCTGGGCGACCAGGGGCTGGTGGAGAGCCGGCGCGGCCGGTACGGCGGAACGTTTGTACTGCAGCGGCCCGACAGCCAGGGCGAGGACGAGCTGCGGCGGCGCGTGGCTGCCGTGGACGTCGAGGACACGCTGCGTTTCCGGGAGGTGCTCGAGGTGGGGGCGGCCGGTCTCTGCGCCGCTCACGGCCTGACCGATGAGGGCGCGGACCGGCTGCGTACGGCACTGGCCGCGACGCACGACGCCCCGCTCGCCGAGTACCGGAGGCAGGACACGCTGCTGCATCTGACCCTCGCCGAGCTCTCCGGCTCCCCCACGCTGACCGCGCAGTACGCCGCGGTGCGGGCGACACTGAACGATCTGCTGGACTGCATTCCGCTGCTCGTACGCAATCTCGAGCACTCACAGCATCAGCACACAGCCCTGGTCGAGGCGGTGCTGGACGCGGACTCGGACGCGGCCCGCGAGGTGATGCGGGAGCACTGCGAGGGGACGGCGGCGCTGCTGCGCGGCTTCCTGTCCTGA
- the eat gene encoding ethanolamine permease yields MAEDTTTRPPSPADDTYLNRRTLRRGSAGWLLLTGLGVAYVVSGDFSGWNIGLSKGGFGGLAIATLLMGAMYACLVFALAELSAILPTAGGGYGFARRALGTWGGFLTGTAILIEYILAPAAISIFIGDYVESLGLFGLESGWPVYLACFAIFIGIHLWGVGEALRFSLVVTAIAVAALLIFAVGALTDFSVGGLDDIPVDKDALGSGSWLPFGLLGIWAAFPFGMWFFLGVEGVPLAAEEAKDPVRSMPRALSISMGILVLLAVLTFFASTGARGSNAIQEAGNPLVVALQGDGDPTPLSRFVNYAGLAGLVASFFSLIYAGSRQLFALSRAGYLPRFLSLTSRRKSPYLGLLIPGAIGFALAAGTGNGARMLNIAVFGATISYALMALSHIVLRRREPELHRPYRTPGGILTSSVAFVLALSALVATFLVDKDAAFIALGVYAVALAYFAIYSRHHLVARAPEEEFAALAAAEAELERD; encoded by the coding sequence ATGGCCGAAGACACCACCACGCGCCCGCCATCACCGGCCGACGACACCTATCTGAACCGGCGCACGCTGCGCAGGGGCAGCGCCGGCTGGCTGCTGCTCACCGGCCTCGGCGTCGCCTACGTCGTCTCCGGGGACTTCTCCGGCTGGAACATCGGCCTGTCCAAGGGCGGCTTCGGCGGACTCGCGATAGCCACGCTGCTGATGGGCGCGATGTACGCCTGCCTGGTCTTCGCGCTCGCCGAACTCTCCGCGATCCTGCCGACGGCGGGCGGCGGCTACGGCTTCGCCCGCCGCGCGCTCGGGACCTGGGGCGGGTTCCTGACCGGTACCGCGATCCTCATCGAGTACATTCTCGCGCCCGCCGCGATCTCCATCTTCATCGGCGACTACGTCGAATCGCTCGGCCTCTTCGGCCTGGAGTCCGGCTGGCCGGTCTACCTCGCCTGCTTCGCGATCTTCATCGGCATCCATCTGTGGGGCGTCGGCGAGGCGCTGCGCTTCAGCCTGGTGGTGACGGCGATCGCGGTCGCGGCACTGCTGATCTTCGCGGTCGGCGCGCTCACCGACTTCAGCGTGGGCGGGCTCGACGACATCCCCGTCGACAAGGACGCGCTCGGCTCGGGCTCCTGGCTGCCGTTCGGACTGCTGGGCATCTGGGCGGCGTTCCCGTTCGGCATGTGGTTCTTCCTCGGCGTCGAGGGCGTACCCCTGGCGGCGGAGGAGGCGAAGGACCCGGTGCGCTCCATGCCGCGGGCGCTGTCGATCTCCATGGGCATCCTGGTGCTGCTGGCCGTGCTGACCTTCTTCGCCTCGACCGGCGCGCGCGGCTCGAACGCCATCCAGGAGGCCGGAAACCCGCTGGTGGTGGCGTTGCAGGGAGACGGCGACCCGACGCCGCTGAGCCGCTTCGTCAACTACGCGGGTCTGGCCGGCCTGGTCGCGTCCTTCTTCTCCCTCATCTACGCGGGCTCGCGCCAGCTCTTCGCGCTCTCGCGGGCCGGCTATCTGCCGCGCTTCCTCTCGCTGACCAGCCGCCGGAAGTCGCCGTATCTCGGACTGCTGATCCCGGGAGCGATCGGCTTCGCACTGGCGGCGGGGACGGGCAACGGGGCGCGGATGCTGAACATCGCGGTCTTCGGCGCGACGATCTCGTACGCGCTGATGGCTCTCTCACACATTGTGCTGAGGCGCCGCGAGCCCGAACTCCACCGCCCGTACCGCACGCCCGGCGGCATCCTCACCTCGTCCGTCGCCTTCGTCCTCGCGCTGTCCGCGCTGGTGGCGACGTTCCTGGTGGACAAGGACGCAGCGTTCATCGCGCTGGGCGTCTACGCCGTCGCTCTCGCCTACTTCGCGATCTACAGTCGGCACCATCTGGTCGCGCGGGCGCCGGAGGAGGAGTTCGCGGCACTGGCGGCGGCCGAGGCCGAACTCGAACGGGACTGA
- a CDS encoding gamma-glutamyl-gamma-aminobutyrate hydrolase family protein, producing the protein MSKPLIGVTTYLEPAKWGVWEMPAALLPAGYPRLVQSAGGLAALLPPDDPALAEPVVSRLDGLVIAGGADVEPIRYGAEPDPRTGPPARDRDAWELALIRAALESGTPLLGICRGLQLLNVALGGTLVQHLDGHVGGVGVFGRHTVKPVPGTRYAEIVPEESSVPTYHHQSVDRLADALVASAHAEDGTVEAVELPGAGWALAVQWHPEAGEDERVMSALVRAAG; encoded by the coding sequence GTGTCCAAGCCGCTGATCGGCGTCACGACCTATCTGGAACCCGCCAAATGGGGCGTGTGGGAGATGCCCGCGGCGCTGCTGCCCGCCGGATATCCGCGCCTCGTCCAGTCGGCGGGCGGCCTCGCCGCGCTGCTCCCACCGGATGACCCGGCCCTGGCCGAGCCGGTCGTGTCCCGCCTGGACGGGCTCGTCATCGCGGGCGGCGCGGATGTCGAGCCCATACGGTACGGGGCCGAACCCGATCCCCGCACCGGCCCGCCGGCGCGGGACCGGGACGCGTGGGAACTCGCCCTGATCCGGGCGGCGTTGGAGTCCGGCACACCCCTGCTGGGGATCTGCCGGGGCCTGCAGCTGCTGAACGTGGCGCTCGGCGGGACGCTGGTCCAGCACCTGGACGGGCATGTCGGAGGCGTGGGTGTCTTCGGCCGGCACACGGTGAAGCCCGTGCCCGGGACACGGTACGCGGAGATCGTGCCGGAGGAGTCGTCGGTCCCGACGTACCACCACCAGTCGGTGGACCGCCTGGCGGACGCGCTGGTGGCGAGCGCGCACGCGGAGGACGGCACGGTGGAGGCGGTGGAACTGCCGGGTGCGGGCTGGGCGCTGGCGGTGCAGTGGCATCCGGAGGCGGGCGAGGACGAGAGGGTGATGTCGGCGCTGGTACGTGCGGCGGGCTGA
- a CDS encoding LysR family transcriptional regulator yields MSDEDEGRVPLAHRVPDLGALELLLAVARHGSLGRAARELGITQPAASSRIRSMERQLGVALVDRSPRGSRLTDAGALVTDWARRVVEAAEAFDAGAQALRGRRDSRLRVAASMTIAEYLLPGWLIALRAERPGTAVSLLAGNSAMVARRLLAGEADLGFVEGLAVPEGLDGTAIGHDRLVVVAAPSHVWARRRAPLSSAELAATPLILRERGSGTRQVLDSALSEYGGLADPLLELASTTAVKAAAVSGAGPAVLSELAVTDELASRRLVEIPVEKVQLHRDLRAVWPTSHRPAGPARDLLTLTRRGPATG; encoded by the coding sequence ATGAGCGACGAGGACGAGGGCCGGGTGCCTCTCGCGCACCGGGTGCCGGACCTGGGTGCGCTGGAGCTGCTGCTCGCGGTCGCCCGGCACGGCAGCCTGGGGCGTGCGGCGCGCGAGCTCGGGATCACGCAGCCGGCCGCGAGCAGCCGGATCCGCTCGATGGAACGGCAGTTGGGCGTGGCCCTCGTCGACCGGTCGCCGCGCGGCTCCCGGCTCACCGACGCGGGTGCGCTCGTCACGGACTGGGCGCGGCGGGTGGTGGAGGCGGCGGAGGCGTTCGACGCCGGGGCGCAGGCGCTGCGGGGGCGGCGTGATTCGCGGCTGCGGGTGGCGGCTTCGATGACCATCGCGGAGTACCTGCTGCCGGGATGGCTGATCGCGCTCCGTGCCGAGCGCCCCGGTACGGCGGTCTCGCTGCTGGCCGGAAACTCGGCGATGGTGGCCCGGCGTCTGCTCGCGGGCGAGGCGGATCTGGGCTTCGTGGAGGGCCTGGCCGTCCCCGAGGGGCTGGACGGGACGGCCATCGGCCACGACCGGCTCGTCGTGGTCGCGGCCCCGAGCCATGTGTGGGCCCGCCGCCGTGCGCCGCTGTCGTCGGCGGAACTCGCGGCCACACCGCTGATCCTGCGCGAACGGGGCTCGGGCACGCGCCAGGTCCTCGACTCGGCGCTCAGTGAGTACGGGGGCCTCGCGGACCCGCTCCTCGAGCTCGCGTCGACGACGGCGGTGAAGGCGGCGGCGGTGAGCGGGGCGGGCCCGGCGGTCCTGAGCGAACTGGCGGTGACGGACGAGCTGGCGTCGCGCCGCCTGGTGGAGATCCCGGTGGAGAAGGTCCAGCTGCATCGTGATCTCCGCGCTGTCTGGCCCACCTCCCACCGTCCGGCGGGCCCGGCCCGCGATTTGCTGACGCTGACCCGGAGGGGTCCGGCGACGGGGTGA